A single region of the Epinephelus moara isolate mb chromosome 14, YSFRI_EMoa_1.0, whole genome shotgun sequence genome encodes:
- the vcpkmt gene encoding protein-lysine methyltransferase METTL21D codes for MAADTDEGAYFVREIEKNDGSTLKLKQCYLGDVGCVVWDAAIVLAKYLETKQFYDPSSGVNVWAGSSVVELGAGTGVVGLMAATLGAQVTVTDLEELQTLLRVNIQENQALITSGSITAKVLKWGEDVSDFQPPPHYVLMADCIYYEQSIAPLVESLKLLSGPETCIICCYEQRTEGVNPKVERRFFESLHQSFDCEEIPLDKQDPEFSSPDIHILHIRRKV; via the exons ATGGCGGCCGACACAGATGAAGGTGCTTATTTTGTGAGAGAAATTGAGAAAAACGACGGTTCAACGCTAAAACTGAAGCAGTGCTACTTGGGAGACGTTGGCTGTGTTGTTTGGGATGCTGCTATCGTTCTGGCAAAATATTTAGAGACGAAACAATTTTACGATCCGTCCTCAGGAGTGAACGTGTGGGCTGGTAGCAGTGTTGTGGAGCTCGGAGCTGGGACTGGAGTAGTTGGTCTGATGGCAGCAACACTGGG AGCTCAAGTCACTGTGACAGACCTGGAAGAGTTGCAGACCCTCCTGAGGGTGAACATCCAGGAGAACCAGGCACTTATCACCAGTGGATCAATTACTGCCAAGGTACTCAAATG GGGTGAAGATGTGTCTGACTTCCAGCCTCCCCCACATTATGTCCTTATGGCAGATTGCATCTACTATGAGCAG TCCATTGCTCCACTGGTGGAGAGCTTGAAGCTGCTCTCTGGACCAGAGACCTGCATTATATGCTGCTATGAGCAACGCACAGAAGGCGTCAATCCAAAAGTGGAAAGGCGTTTTTTTGAG TCGCTGCATCAAAGCTTTGACTGTGAGGAGATCCCTTTAGACAAGCAAGATCCAGAGTTTAGCAGTCCAGACATCCACATCCTGCACATCCGGAGAAAAGTCTGA